The proteins below are encoded in one region of Shewanella putrefaciens:
- the lapB gene encoding lipopolysaccharide assembly protein LapB, translating to MLEILFLLLPIAAGYGWYMGRRSIRQNQTNQRKQLSRDYFTGLNFLLSNESDKAVDLFISMLDVDDETIDTHLSLGSLFRKRGEVDRSIRIHQNLIARPTLTNEQRDIAMMELGKDYLAAGFYDRAEEIFINLVSQDDHSEESETQLIAIYQVIKEWQKAIDITKRLSRKRQQTLKPIIAHFYCQLADEANDDVEKIKLLQQALKQDPKCGRALLTLAKKFLDIQDYSQCKAMLAALKKADIELFADALPTAKQVYRDTQDKEGYQELLAGAMAEGAGASVVVALAQHMISLDELKAAENMVLDALYRHPTMKGFQHLMQMHLRQAEEGQAKQSLTMLEQLVEQQIKFRPSYRCKECGFPSHALYWHCPSCKNWGSIKRIRGLDGE from the coding sequence ATGCTTGAGATCCTCTTTCTGCTGCTTCCGATTGCTGCCGGTTACGGTTGGTATATGGGGCGGCGGAGCATAAGGCAAAATCAAACTAATCAGCGTAAGCAACTAAGCCGTGATTATTTCACTGGCCTTAATTTCCTGTTGTCTAACGAGTCAGACAAAGCGGTTGATTTATTTATCAGCATGCTCGATGTTGACGATGAAACTATCGACACTCATCTGTCCTTAGGCTCACTTTTTCGTAAACGCGGCGAAGTTGACCGCTCCATCCGTATCCACCAAAATCTGATCGCTAGGCCAACGCTCACCAATGAGCAACGTGATATTGCCATGATGGAACTGGGTAAAGATTATTTGGCGGCGGGATTTTACGACAGGGCGGAAGAAATTTTTATCAATTTAGTCAGCCAAGACGATCACAGTGAAGAGTCTGAAACCCAGCTAATCGCTATCTATCAAGTGATTAAGGAATGGCAAAAGGCTATCGATATCACTAAGCGTTTAAGCCGCAAACGCCAGCAAACCTTAAAGCCCATCATAGCCCACTTTTATTGCCAGCTCGCCGATGAAGCCAATGATGATGTAGAGAAGATTAAACTGCTGCAACAAGCACTCAAGCAAGATCCTAAGTGTGGCCGGGCTTTACTCACACTCGCCAAAAAATTCCTCGATATTCAAGATTATTCACAGTGTAAAGCCATGCTCGCTGCACTTAAAAAAGCGGATATTGAACTTTTTGCCGATGCCCTGCCGACGGCGAAACAAGTGTATCGTGATACCCAAGATAAAGAGGGCTATCAGGAATTACTGGCGGGCGCCATGGCTGAAGGCGCTGGCGCATCCGTGGTGGTGGCGCTTGCCCAACATATGATCAGCCTTGATGAGCTAAAAGCTGCCGAAAATATGGTCCTCGATGCACTGTATCGCCATCCGACGATGAAAGGCTTTCAGCATCTGATGCAAATGCATTTGCGCCAGGCCGAAGAAGGGCAGGCTAAGCAAAGTTTAACTATGCTAGAGCAGCTGGTTGAGCAACAAATTAAATTCCGTCCAAGCTACCGTTGTAAGGAGTGTGGTTTTCCTTCCCATGCGCTTTATTGGCATTGTCCTTCCTGTAAAAATTGGGGCAGTATTAAACGGATCAGAGGCTTAGACGGCGAATAA
- the pyrF gene encoding orotidine-5'-phosphate decarboxylase: protein MTTKPILVALDYDNKNHALQLIDKLDPNMCRLKVGKEMFTLFGPQLVKDIHDRGFDLFLDLKFHDIPNTVAKAVAAAAELGVWMTNVHASGGLAMMEAAKKALVPYGKDAPMLIAVTVLTSMSDDDLKLIGIDVPAFEHVQRLAKLTKQAGLDGVVCSAQEATVLKSLLGQDFKLITPGIRPVGSDVGDQHRVMTPPEALAAGSDYLVIGRPITKAADPLAALQAIYQSLL, encoded by the coding sequence ATGACGACTAAACCTATCCTCGTAGCGCTTGATTACGATAATAAAAACCACGCTTTACAACTGATAGACAAACTCGATCCCAACATGTGCCGCCTTAAAGTCGGCAAAGAAATGTTTACCCTGTTTGGCCCGCAACTGGTGAAAGATATCCATGACCGTGGCTTTGATTTGTTCCTCGACTTGAAATTTCACGATATTCCCAACACTGTCGCTAAAGCCGTTGCCGCCGCTGCAGAGCTTGGCGTTTGGATGACGAACGTGCATGCCAGCGGTGGCTTAGCCATGATGGAGGCGGCAAAAAAGGCTTTAGTACCCTACGGTAAAGATGCACCAATGCTGATCGCGGTCACGGTATTAACCTCTATGAGCGATGACGATCTTAAACTCATCGGTATCGATGTGCCTGCCTTTGAGCATGTTCAGCGTTTAGCTAAGCTGACCAAACAAGCGGGTCTTGATGGTGTCGTCTGCTCCGCCCAAGAAGCGACTGTACTTAAGTCATTATTAGGTCAAGACTTTAAACTTATCACCCCAGGTATTCGCCCTGTGGGCAGTGATGTGGGTGACCAACACCGGGTGATGACACCACCAGAGGCGCTGGCTGCCGGTTCAGATTACCTCGTCATCGGCCGCCCCATCACCAAAGCCGCCGATCCATTAGCAGCATTGCAAGCGATTTATCAATCATTGCTATAA
- a CDS encoding LapA family protein, protein MKSFVVTVLVALLFILALIFGARNEQMVTISYFVAQGEYRLPVVLAIVFFAGFMLSWLFACYYIVRLKLTLAATQKKLNVQLAKMPQDVDA, encoded by the coding sequence GTGAAATCTTTTGTGGTGACTGTCCTTGTGGCACTGTTATTTATTCTGGCATTAATCTTTGGTGCACGTAATGAGCAAATGGTGACGATCAGCTATTTTGTGGCCCAAGGTGAATATCGTCTACCCGTAGTATTAGCGATCGTTTTCTTTGCTGGCTTTATGCTGAGTTGGTTATTTGCTTGCTATTATATTGTGAGACTGAAACTGACTTTAGCGGCAACCCAAAAGAAGTTAAATGTGCAACTTGCTAAAATGCCCCAGGACGTAGACGCCTAA
- a CDS encoding SDR family oxidoreductase, whose product MFNATMFNYQGKNVVVVGGTSGINLAIAIAFAQAGANVAVASRSQDKIDAAVLQLQQANPDGIHLGVSFDVRDLSALEVGFDKIAAEFGFIDVLVSGAAGNFPASAAKLSANGFKSVMDIDLLGSFQVLKQAYPLLRRPNGNIIQISAPQASIAMPMQVHVCAAKAGVDMLTRTLALEWGCEGLRINSIMPGPIANTEGFNRLAPSSALQQKVAQSVPLKRNGTGQDIANAALFLGSEFASYITGVVLPVDGGWSLGGASIAMTELGELAAKM is encoded by the coding sequence ATGTTTAATGCTACGATGTTTAACTATCAAGGTAAGAATGTTGTCGTTGTCGGTGGCACCAGTGGGATCAATCTGGCGATTGCCATCGCGTTCGCCCAGGCAGGTGCTAATGTGGCTGTTGCGAGTCGCAGCCAAGATAAAATCGATGCCGCAGTATTGCAGCTACAGCAGGCTAATCCTGACGGCATTCATTTAGGGGTGAGCTTCGATGTGCGCGATCTTAGCGCCCTTGAAGTCGGTTTTGATAAAATTGCTGCTGAGTTTGGTTTTATCGATGTGTTGGTCAGTGGCGCGGCGGGTAATTTCCCCGCCAGCGCGGCAAAGCTTTCGGCCAATGGTTTTAAGTCAGTAATGGACATTGATTTGCTTGGTAGTTTTCAAGTGCTAAAGCAGGCGTATCCTTTGCTGCGTCGACCCAATGGCAATATTATCCAGATTTCGGCGCCACAGGCTTCGATTGCTATGCCAATGCAAGTGCATGTGTGTGCGGCAAAAGCGGGTGTGGATATGCTGACGCGAACTTTAGCCTTAGAGTGGGGTTGTGAAGGGCTGAGGATTAATTCGATTATGCCTGGCCCCATCGCGAACACTGAAGGCTTTAATCGCCTTGCGCCGAGTAGTGCACTACAGCAGAAAGTTGCCCAGTCCGTTCCGCTAAAACGCAACGGTACAGGCCAGGATATTGCCAATGCCGCATTATTCTTAGGCTCTGAATTTGCCTCTTATATTACCGGTGTTGTGTTGCCGGTTGATGGCGGTTGGTCACTTGGCGGCGCCAGTATCGCGATGACAGAGCTTGGCGAATTGGCCGCAAAAATGTAG
- the ihfB gene encoding integration host factor subunit beta — MTKSELIEKLATRQSQLSAKEVESAIKEMLEQMATTLESGDRIEIRGFGSFSLHYRAPRTGRNPKTGSSVELEGKYVPHFKPGKELRERVDAVNV, encoded by the coding sequence ATGACAAAATCCGAACTGATCGAAAAACTCGCCACCAGGCAGTCGCAGCTGTCGGCGAAGGAAGTTGAAAGTGCAATCAAAGAGATGTTGGAGCAAATGGCAACAACATTGGAAAGCGGTGATCGTATTGAGATCCGTGGCTTTGGTAGTTTCTCGCTTCATTATCGTGCGCCGCGTACTGGCCGCAATCCAAAGACAGGTTCATCTGTCGAATTGGAAGGCAAATACGTCCCGCACTTTAAGCCAGGCAAAGAACTGCGCGAGCGCGTTGACGCCGTTAATGTGTGA